In Saccharomyces eubayanus strain FM1318 chromosome X, whole genome shotgun sequence, the genomic window CTTTCGTTTGTTAGTGTAATAACGTATCTTATTGCGTTTGAGCGCATGTTCTTGTTACATAATAATGGTAGCGCCGCCCTAAACACGCTAGGGTAACAAGACGCGAATGCGAAAAACTCCCAAAAAAcccaaaacaaaagaaaaatgacaacatTTGGGATGATACAGATGAGGAAGACTTAAGCTTAGAGGCCACTCAGCTATACCGATCCTGCTGCTCAGGCTCCCTTCCAGAGTGCGCACCATCTCTCGATCTTAAAgttggagaagaaaatattcttagATCGTTTACTCTTCCTTCCTGTTTTCATTTGCCATCCATAATTATACTCAGTTTGTTCGGGTATCACGTTAACTTGATCTCTAGGTTTCCAGTATCCAGGGCAGCAAATGTCGTCAAATAATGATCTTTTGTTGCATATAATATCTCAATTAAATGCGCAGCAGCAAGCGGCGGCTCTTTATGACCATACTAAAGGGCTGCAGGTCATAGCCGGCCCCGGTACGGGGAAGACTAAAGTTCTGACTTCGAGGGTGGCCTACTTGATTCTGCACCACCATATGCATCCGCGCGATATCATAGTGACTACCTTTACTAACAAAGCTGCTAACGAGATGAAAGAACGTCTTCAGGAAATGCTACGCGGTACAGATGTCAATGTCTCAGAACTCCTCATTGGTACTTTCCACAGTATTTGTCTAAAGATACTCTATAGGTTTGGGCACTTGGTAGACCTACAGAAGGACTGGAGgatcattgatgaaaaggaaatagaTGTTATTTTGGATGACATGGTTGAAAAAGTTCCCGACCAAATAAGGGATTACGCCTCCTCAATTTCAAGGAAAGTCAACTTGTGTATGCCCAAGAAGAATGGTGATGAATGGTGCATCCATCCAAAGCAAATCAAGAAACAGATATCAAGGCTCAAATCAAACGCAATTCTGCCCGAAGAATACGTTCTAGACTCGAACCATGACACTGCGTTGGctcatttttatcaaatctATCAATCAGAGCTAAGCAAAAAGAACACTTTAGACTTTGATGACTTGTTGATGTACACTTTCCGCCTGTTAACTAGAGAGCGTGTTTTATCGAACGTCAAGCATGTTTTAGTTGATGAATTTCAAGATACTAATGGGATTCAATTAGACTTGATGTTTCTCTTTGCCAAGGGAAATCATCATCTCTCGAGAGGAATGACCATTGTGGGAGATCCCGACCAAAGCATATACGCCTTTAGGAATGCCTTGGCCCACAATTTCTTGGAGATGGGTAGGAAATGCCCCATCGAATACTCGACTATTGTACTAGTGGAAAATTATCGTTCATCACAGAAGATTCTAAACACAAGTGAAATTTTGATAACACAGCAGAACAAAGGACGTCAGAATAGAGCTCCACTTCGTGCCCAATTTGATTTGGATTTCCCCCCTGTTTATATGAATTTTCCTGCTTATTTTCTGGAGGCGCCTTCCTTAGTACGAGAATTATTATACTTGAAGGCTTTACCAAATTTGTTCACATTTAACRACTTTGCCATTCTAGTAAGACAACGAAGGCAAATCAAACGAATAGAAAACGTTCTGGTAGAACATCGGATACCATACAAGATCATAAGGGGCCATACCTTCTGGgattcaaaagaaacaagagCGATGTTAAActtattgaaattgatattttctccAAATGATAAACATGCAATTCTGGCTTCACTTTTATACCCGGCAAGAGGTCTTGGTCCTGCTACTAGTGAGAAAATCAAGAACGCGCTAGATACACTTGCCACAGATGTATCATGtttccaaattttaaaagaCATaagtaataaaaaaattgctttGGATATACCGACGAAGGGTCGTTCTGTTATAGCAGATTTCATCTCAATGATAGAAAATTGTCAATTGTTGCTAGACAGTACTCTACTCGGAAGTCTTACTGATCTATTTGATAAACTTTATGAACTGTCTGGGTTGAAGTACGAATACTTATATAAGGAtggcaagaagaaaaccgAACAACTGGAAAAATCTGAACCTAATTTATTAAACGTAAGgcataaaaatattgaacTTCTGAAGAACTATTTCTTAGCTCTCGTTAATAAGTCGGAAGCTtcagataaagaaaaaagcgaGAGTCCGAATGCGAAAAGTGACAGCGAAGACCCAGTTGAAGACAAAGATACCACTCCAAAGGAATATCTCcgcaattttttcaactcatTGTCGCTCCATTCGGACAcagctgaagaagaagaatcagAATCCAACACAAGTGCAAGAGTGAATCGAGAAAAAAACGGGTTCGTTACAATCTCTACAATTCATGGTGCCAAGGGTCTCGAATGGCCAGTAGTGTTCATTCCTGGCTGCGAAGAGGGGATTATTCCTTGCGTATTCAACGATGATAAAAAGGACGAATCAGAAGAGGACGAGGAGGATGAATCAGATAATGGTAAAAAGGATACGAGCCCTAAAAAGAGTAAAATATGTTCTGTGGAAGATTCTATAGATGAAGAGAGAagaatgttttttgttgCACAAACCCGTGCTAAatatcttctttatttatcGAATACCACAACAGCAGAAGACGGTGATAGACCACGCATTGCGAGTCGATTCTTAACCATAGACTTAGTAAAAGCCATGTCCGATAGTCAAAAATTATTTGAGAGCACGAGTAATATTAAGAAATTGTATCGtattttgaacaaaaaaccGCCTGCTCAGACTGATAAACTCTTCTCCTTGGACCAATTGCAAAAAGACTATAACCGGTTCATTGAGaacagaagagaaagaatgATTTGGCAGGGAATACAAATGAATGACATCTACGGAATACAATTATCTAAAAACAAACTCTCAGGTACTGTTAATGATTTTACATCAGCTGCAGACCAATTACGACTTGAAACGAATCGTTCTATATCCCCGCAAAGGAAACATGCTCCGAGAATATTCCCACCTAAAGTCAATGGAAGTTACGCTCCTAAAAATATGGTTAGAAGTCCGGAAAAAAGATACGCTCCAGAAACTACATCTTACGGTTCTccagcaaagaaaaaggt contains:
- the SRS2 gene encoding DNA helicase SRS2, with the protein product MSSNNDLLLHIISQLNAQQQAAALYDHTKGLQVIAGPGTGKTKVLTSRVAYLILHHHMHPRDIIVTTFTNKAANEMKERLQEMLRGTDVNVSELLIGTFHSICLKILYRFGHLVDLQKDWRIIDEKEIDVILDDMVEKVPDQIRDYASSISRKVNLCMPKKNGDEWCIHPKQIKKQISRLKSNAILPEEYVLDSNHDTALAHFYQIYQSELSKKNTLDFDDLLMYTFRLLTRERVLSNVKHVLVDEFQDTNGIQLDLMFLFAKGNHHLSRGMTIVGDPDQSIYAFRNALAHNFLEMGRKCPIEYSTIVLVENYRSSQKILNTSEILITQQNKGRQNRAPLRAQFDLDFPPVYMNFPAYFLEAPSLVRELLYLKALPNLFTFNBFAILVRQRRQIKRIENVLVEHRIPYKIIRGHTFWDSKETRAMLNLLKLIFSPNDKHAILASLLYPARGLGPATSEKIKNALDTLATDVSCFQILKDISNKKIALDIPTKGRSVIADFISMIENCQLLLDSTLLGSLTDLFDKLYELSGLKYEYLYKDGKKKTEQLEKSEPNLLNVRHKNIELLKNYFLALVNKSEASDKEKSESPNAKSDSEDPVEDKDTTPKEYLRNFFNSLSLHSDTAEEEESESNTSARVNREKNGFVTISTIHGAKGLEWPVVFIPGCEEGIIPCVFNDDKKDESEEDEEDESDNGKKDTSPKKSKICSVEDSIDEERRMFFVAQTRAKYLLYLSNTTTAEDGDRPRIASRFLTIDLVKAMSDSQKLFESTSNIKKLYRILNKKPPAQTDKLFSLDQLQKDYNRFIENRRERMIWQGIQMNDIYGIQLSKNKLSGTVNDFTSAADQLRLETNRSISPQRKHAPRIFPPKVNGSYAPKNMVRSPEKRYAPETTSYGSPAKKKVYAPQYGSTNSVPNRQVFHSATGNNVPFLRREDRSITDLSPRSSTRSLRGASPGRTSNISDNVVALSPTRPLKKKSVNNIHVPTAGTFRIEAQSNCDVQERSKYFSNSLTSSECSNLSSTSANSGQSNNLIQNIKDELDLSDDELLNDISIERRRDLLTPGITKKAKSRSRNRRSKVEEGGGSEEVIDLKSEFEEDDSRNTTAAELLHNPDDTKVDNRPIISNAKFLADAAMKKTQKASSKVKNESASSQMDIFSQLTRAKKKSKLNNGEIIVID